In Trichoderma asperellum chromosome 1, complete sequence, a single window of DNA contains:
- the ARK1 gene encoding Serine/threonine-protein kinase ark1 codes for MANKMSTRVLESRFEHMTVQDENDVGESSKLYTKAKVTTASSTNRPNLYKVALQSQSNNAVASALPSQAVPRKPMNPASPPPVRKPLPSTTSRVKEDREKERESEKEKEKVKVTVTEKEIDDTKVALTEQPSMPKQFHLGMFEIGRPLGKGKFGRVYLARERTSGFICALKVLHKSELQAGGGVEKQVRREIEIQSNLRHPNILQLYGHFHDSKRVFLILEFAGKGELYKHLRKETKFPEWKAAQYVAQMASALRYLHRKHVIHRDIKPENILVGIHGEIKISDFGWSVHAPNNRRKTLCGTLDYLPPEMIKPGSSDNYYNEKVDLWSLGVLTYEFLVGEAPFEDTPVMTQRRIARADMQIPKFVSAEAADLIKRLLVLDPEKRIPLDEVQNHPWIIKHCVKGERAANREKSS; via the exons ATGGCGAACAAAATGTCCACGCGCGTGCTGGAGTCGCGGTTCGAGCACATGACTGTTCAAGACGAGAACGATGTCGGCGAAAGTTCGAAGCTCTataccaaggccaag GTGACAACGGCATCAAGCACTAACCGGCCAAACCTTTACAAAGTAGCACTTCAGTCGCAAAGTAATAATGCTGTTGCATCCGCTCTCCCTTCGCAAGCGGTCCCTAGGAAACCTATGAATCCcgcttcaccaccaccggtCAGAAAGCCTCTCCCTTCTACCACATCGCGGGTGAAGGAggatagagagaaagaaagggaaagtgagaaagaaaaggaaaaggtgAAAGTTACCGTTACCGAGAAGGAGATCGATGACACCAAGGTAGCTCTTACGGAGCAGCCGAGTATGCCCAAGCAATTCCATCTGGGAATGTTTGAGATTGGGCGGCCACTGGGCAAGGGCAAGTTTGGTCGAGTATATCTTGCCAGAGAGCGGACTAGCGGATTTATTTGCGCGCTGAAGGTGCTGCACAAAAGTGAGCTGCAGGCCGGCGGCGGTGTCGAGAAGCAAGTTAGGCGAGAAATCGAGATCCAGAGCAACCTGCGACATCCGAATATCTTACAGCTTTACGGCCATTTCCACGACAGCAAACGGGTCTTCCTGATTCTTGAGTTTGCTGGCAAGGGAGAGTTGTACAAGCACTTGCGGAAGGAGACCAAATTCCCAGAGTGGAAAGCAGCTCAGTACGTCGCCCAGATGGCCTCTGCACTACGATATCTTCACAGAAAGCACGTTATCCACCGCGACATCAAGCCTGAGAACATTCTCGTCGGCATTCATGGAGAAATCAAGATTTCAGACTTTGGCTGGAGTGTGCATGCCCCAAACAATAGACGCAAAACCTTGTGCGGTACGCTCGACTATCTCCCCCCGGAGATGATCAAGCCTGGGTCTTCGGACAATTACTACAATGAAAAGGTCGACTTGTGGAGTCTGGGTGTGTTGACATACGAATTTCTTGTCGGCGAAGCTCCTTTTGAGGATACTCCCGTCATGACGCAGCGAAGGATTGCTCGTGCAGATATGCAAATTCCCAAATTTGTTAGCGCCGAAGCTGCTGATCTTATCAAAAGA CTCTTGGTTCTTGACCCTGAGAAGAGAATCCCCCTTGATGAGGTACAGAACCACCCTTGGATCATCAAGCACTGCGTAAAGGGTGAAAGAGCTGCCAACCGTGAGAAGAGCTCTTGA
- the ATP23 gene encoding Mitochondrial inner membrane protease atp23 (BUSCO:EOG092D42VQ~MEROPS:MER0127117), with amino-acid sequence MAPGAAPTPSAPAGDSAIPKPPKEVVNDPARTGFDPQMKWWMNYFRILSGQMTPEGLFHYREWRYKVHEERDCKRCDEYRDWLFTYSPVVRFLSGKIKDLNGNLDASNVLCRRCPARLEEDGQVHRQSGGFSPNHGILICANEIRDRKHLEDTLAHEMVHAWDHLRWKVDWMGDKDLKHAACTEIRASMLSGECRWTREALTRGNWSLTQQFQNCVRARAIRSVMARPRCKDDVQATKVVNEVWDSCFSDTRPFDEVYR; translated from the exons ATGGCCCCCGGCGCAGCGCCAACCCCATCAGCTCCGGCTGGTGATTCCGCGATACCGAAACCACCCAAAGAAGTCGTCAACGACCCAGCCCGAACCGGTTTCGACCCGCAGATGAAATGGTGGATGAACTATTTCCGAATTCTTTCCGGCCAGATGACCCCCGAGGGCCTGTTCCACTACCGTGAATGGCGGTACAAAGTCCACGAGGAGCGAGACTGCAAGCGATGCGACGAGTACCGCGACTGGCTGTTCACATACTCGCCCGTTGTACGCTTCCTGTCCGGGAAGATCAAAGACTTGAACGGAAATCTGGATGCCTCAAACGTTTTATGTCGACGGTGTCCCGCGCGGCTGGAAGAGGATGGGCAGGTGCACCGACAGTCCGGAGGGTTCAGCCCGAACCACGGCATCCTGATTTGCGCAAACGAGATCCGCGATCGCAAACACTTGGAAGACACTCTAGCGCATGAAATGGTGCATGCGTGGGACCATCTGCGATGGAAAGTGGACTGGATGGGAGATAAAGATTTGAAGCATGCTGCATGCACGGAG ATTCGCGCATCAATGCTCAGTGGAGAATGTCGTTGGACGAGAGAAGCCTTAACCCGAGGCAACTGGTCTTTAACCCAACAGTTTCAGAACTGCGTTCGCGCAAGAGCCATCAGATCCGTCATGGCTCGACCGAGGTGTAAAGACGATGTACAAGCGACCAAAGTGGTCAATGAAGTCTGGGATTCATGTTTCTCAGATACCAGGCCTTTTGATGAGGTATATAGGTAA